ATGGCTCCGGAACAAACCTGTAGAGTAAGAAAATACAAGCTGATAGATCACACCGCCGATTTCGGCATCCAGGTTTTCGGCTCTAACCCCAAGGCATTATTTACAAATGCCGCCTATGCCCTATCTGATTTGTTGACCGATATCAACTTCCTCAATGGACAAAACAAAAGGCAAATCACCGTAACCGGTTCTGACTGGCCCGATTTAATGGTTAACTGGCTCCGGGAGCTTTTGTATCTCTGGGCCGGTAACGAACTTTTGGTGAAGTCGGCAAAGGTTCAAAAAATTACCGCATCCGAAATCAACGCAATCCTTTACCATGACGATTATGATCCGGGCCGGCATGTTATTAAGAATGAAATCAAGGCAGTCACTTACCACCAGATTCAAGTGGCACCATGCCCCAGCGGCTGGGAGGCCCGCATAATCTTTGACGTATAAGATGAACAGATGAAATGTAAAAATGTGAAGGGCGTCCCGATTAATGCAAAATTGATGATATTCACCCTTTTTCTGAACTAATGACTAGTATCTCCTCAAACTCTTTAGGCGTTACCGGCATTACAGCAAGCCGGGATTGGCGTATGAGGGGGAGTTTCGACAAAGCTGGGTTTGCTTTGATTTCCGTCAGAGTGATTGGACAAGTTAGAGTTTTCACCGGCCTGAAATTGCAGGTAAGCCAACCGGGTTCCTTGCTTGTGGGATCAGGATAGGCTTCCCGGGTCACCT
The window above is part of the Desulfobacterales bacterium genome. Proteins encoded here:
- a CDS encoding archease; this translates as MAPEQTCRVRKYKLIDHTADFGIQVFGSNPKALFTNAAYALSDLLTDINFLNGQNKRQITVTGSDWPDLMVNWLRELLYLWAGNELLVKSAKVQKITASEINAILYHDDYDPGRHVIKNEIKAVTYHQIQVAPCPSGWEARIIFDV
- a CDS encoding EVE domain-containing protein, producing the protein VTREAYPDPTSKEPGWLTCNFRPVKTLTCPITLTEIKANPALSKLPLIRQSRLAVMPVTPKEFEEILVISSEKG